CTGGAAGAGACGCTTCGATTTGAAACACCTAATTGGCTTGGAATAGACGAAATTCACATTATCAAGCCAAGATGCGTTTTAACCAACATCGAGGAACGTACCTTGTTAGACGTTCTACCCAATCGCAATAAGGAAACGGTTGTAAGCTACCTCTCACGCCTTCCAAACAGAGGACGAATACAATACGTCACAATGGATATGTGGCGACCGTATAAGGACGCTGTGAAAGCTGTACTGCCCAAGGCGACTATCATCGTCGATAAGTTTCACGTTGTCCGTATGGCGAATCAAGCCTTAGAATCCATCCGCAAACAGCTTAGAGAAGGCTTATCACCGAAGGAACGGCGCGGGCTTATGCACGACCGCTTTATCCTCTTGAAACGCCATAAAGAGCTTACGGAAATGGATAAGATAACGCTTGACCTATGGACGAAGAATCACCCCTCTCTCGGTATTGCTTATGACTTGAAGGAATCATTTTTCGATATTTGGGATACCGACAGCAGACAGAAAGCGTACCTCAGATACCACGATTGGAAAGCCAAGATACCAAAGGAACTGCAATCCGCTTTTGAGCCTCTTACAAAGGCTATGGCGAATTGGGAAGAAGAGATATTCAACTACTTCGACCATCGCATTACAAACGCCTATACGGAGTCTCTGAACAGCCTTATACGTGTCACAAACCGTTTAGGAAGGGGCTACTCCTTCGAAGCTTTACGAGCCAAAATACTCTTTACAGAAGGACTTCAAAAGGAACGTAAACCCAAGTATCAGAAACG
This sequence is a window from Planococcus kocurii. Protein-coding genes within it:
- a CDS encoding ISL3 family transposase translates to MEILNLPHFNIKQFAENEHDFLIQVETASPPSFCPHCGCVANLYKHDNRDHLCMDLPIHGKRVGLLVKRQRYKCRECNQTFWERLEHTIDEKRNCTKRLLSYVEKQSLKRTFVSISEDVGLNEKTIRNIFRDYINRLEETLRFETPNWLGIDEIHIIKPRCVLTNIEERTLLDVLPNRNKETVVSYLSRLPNRGRIQYVTMDMWRPYKDAVKAVLPKATIIVDKFHVVRMANQALESIRKQLREGLSPKERRGLMHDRFILLKRHKELTEMDKITLDLWTKNHPSLGIAYDLKESFFDIWDTDSRQKAYLRYHDWKAKIPKELQSAFEPLTKAMANWEEEIFNYFDHRITNAYTESLNSLIRVTNRLGRGYSFEALRAKILFTEGLQKERKPKYQKRLDDYELRDYNYPMFEKMFPVGVVRERERGELLGVDISTLIEKLEKGEL